In Dehalococcoidia bacterium, the following are encoded in one genomic region:
- a CDS encoding NIPSNAP family protein: MLFELRQYRIREGRMAEWVRLMEEEIIPFQVARGMVILGSFTAEGDPDAYVWLRRFKDEEERLRLYKAVYQSDHWRERIAPRVSEMLIREEIKVSRLLPTPKSPLQ; the protein is encoded by the coding sequence GTGCTTTTCGAGCTCCGTCAGTACCGGATCCGGGAGGGCCGTATGGCGGAGTGGGTCCGGCTCATGGAAGAGGAGATCATCCCCTTCCAGGTCGCCCGGGGCATGGTCATCCTTGGCAGCTTCACCGCGGAAGGCGACCCCGACGCCTACGTCTGGCTCCGGCGCTTCAAGGATGAAGAGGAGCGCCTGCGCCTGTACAAGGCCGTATACCAGAGCGACCACTGGCGCGAAAGGATCGCGCCGCGAGTCTCCGAGATGCTCATCCGGGAGGAGATCAAGGTCTCGCGCCTTCTCCCGACGCCGAAGTCACCGCTGCAGTAG
- a CDS encoding 30S ribosomal protein S2 — VALARRARQRLPGRPAPEAELPLASEAPPSPGEAQLPATGTAAESSAETEAGPQAGERPEA, encoded by the coding sequence GGTGGCCCTCGCCCGCCGCGCCCGGCAGCGCTTGCCGGGACGGCCGGCGCCTGAGGCGGAGCTTCCGCTGGCCAGTGAGGCGCCGCCTTCCCCGGGCGAAGCCCAGTTGCCCGCCACCGGCACCGCGGCCGAGAGCTCGGCCGAAACCGAGGCCGGCCCTCAGGCCGGGGAAAGGCCCGAGGCCTGA